Part of the Antennarius striatus isolate MH-2024 chromosome 6, ASM4005453v1, whole genome shotgun sequence genome, ctaacggtgacttcctgtgtgacggtgacttcctgtctgacggtgacttcctgtctgatgttgacttcctgtctgatgttgacttcctgtctaacggtgacttcctgtctgatgttgacttcctgtctgacggtgacttcctgactgatgttgacttcctgtctgatgttgacttcctgtgtgacggtgacttcctgtgtgacggtgacttcctgtctgacggtgacttcctgtctgatgttgacttcctgtctgatggtgacttcctgtctgatgttgacttcctgtttgatgttgacttcctgtctgatgttgacttcctgtctgacggtgacttcctgtctgatgttgacttcctgtctgatgttgacttcctgtgtgatgttgacttcctgtgtgatgttgacttcctgtctgatgttgacttcctgtgtgatgttgacttcctgtctgatgttgacttcctgtctgatgttgacttcctgtctgatgttgacttcctgtctgacggtgacttcctgtctgatgttgacttcctgtctaacggtgacttcctgtctgatgttgacttcctgtctgatggtgACTTCCTgactgatgttgacttcctgtctgatgttgacttcctgtctaacggtgacttcctgtgtgacggtgacttcctgtctgacggtgacttcctgtctgatgttgacttcctgtctgacggtgacttcctgtctgacggtgacttcctgtctgatgttgacttcctgtctgatgttgacttcctgtctgacgttgacttcctgtctgacggtgacttcctgtctgatgttgacttcctgtctgatgttgacttcctgtctgatgttgacttcctgtctgacggtgacttcctgtctgatgttgacttcctgtctgatgttgacttcctgtctgatgttgacttcctgtctgatgttgacttcctgtgtgatgttgacttcctgtctgatgttgacttcctgtctgatggtgacttcctgtctgatgttgacttcctgtctgatgttgactacCTGTCTgatggtgacttcctgtctgatgttgacttcctgtctgatgttgacttcctgtctgacggtgacttcctgtctgatgttgacttcctgtctgatgttgacttcctgtatgatgttgacttcctgtctgatgttgacttcctgtgtgatgttgacttcctgtctgatgttgacttcctgtctgatgttgacttcctgtatgatgttgacttcctgtctgatggtgacttcctgtctgatgttgacttcctgtctgatgttgacttcctgtctaacggtgacttcctgtctgatgttgacttcctgtctgatggtgACTTCCTgactgatgttgacttcctgtctgatgttgacttcctgtctaacggtgacttcctgtctgacgttgacttcctgtctgacggtgacttcctgtctgatgttgacttcctgtctgatgttgacttcctgtctaacggtgacttcctgtctgatgttgacttcctgtctgacggtgacttcctgactgatgttgacttcctgtctgatgttgacttcctgtgtgacggtgacttcctgtgtgacggtgacttcctgtctgacggtgacttcctgtctgatgttgacttcctgtctgatggtgacttcctgtctgatgttgacttcctgtttgatgttgacttcctgtctgatgtttacttcctgtctgacggtgacttcctgtctgatgttgacttcctgtctgatgttgacttcctgtgtgatgttgacttcctgtgtgatgttgacttcctgtctgatgttgacttcctgtgtgatgttgacttcctgtctgatgttgacttcctgtctgatgttgacttcctgtctgatgttgacttcctgtctgatgttgacttcctgtctaacggtgacttcctgtctgatgttgacttcctgtctgacggtgacttcctgactgatgttgacttcctgtctgatgttgacttcctgtgtgacggtgacttcctgtgtgacggtgacttcctgtctgatgttgacttcctgtctgatgttgacttcctgtctgatggtgacttcctgtctgatgttgacttcctgtttgatgttgacttcctgtctgatgttgacttcctgtctgatggtgacttcctgtctgatgttgacttcctgtctgatgttgacttcctgtgtgatgttgacttcctgtgtgatgttgacttcctgtctgatgttgacttcctgtgtgatgttgacttcctgtctgatgttgacttcctgtctgatgttgacttcctgtctgatgttgacttcctgtctgacggtgacttcctgtctgatgttgacttcctgtctaacggtgacttcctgtctgatgttgacttcctgtctgatggtgACTTCCTgactgatgttgacttcctgtctgatgttgacttcctgtctaacggtgacttcctgtctaacggtgacttcctgtctgacggtgacttcctgtctgatgttgacttcctgtctgacggtgacttcctgtctgacggtgacttcctgtctgatgttgacttcctgtctgatgttgacttcctgtctgacgttgacttcctgtctgacggtgacttcctgtctgatgttgacttcctgtctgatgttgacttcctgtctgatgttgacttcctgtctgacggtgacttcctgtctgatgttgacttcctgtctgatgttgacttcctgtctgatgttgacttcctgtctgatgttgacttcctgtgtgatgttgacttcctgtctgatgttgacttcctgtctgatggtgacttcctgtctgatgttgacttcctgtctgatgttgacttcctgtctgatggtgacttcctgtctgatgttgacttcctgtctgatgttgacttcctgtctgacggtgacttcctgtctgatgttgacttcctgtctgatgttgacttcctgtatgatgttgacttcctgtctgatgttgacttcctgtgtgatgttgacttcctgtctgatgttgacttcctgtctgatgttgacttcctgtatgatgttgacttcctgtctgatgttgacttcctgtgtgatgttgacttcctgtctgatgttgacttcctgtatgatgttgacttcctgtctgatgttgacttcctgtatgatgttgacttcctgtctgacggtgacttcctgtctgatgttgacttcctgtctgatgttgacttcctgtctgatgttgacttcctgtctgatgttgacttcctgtcgtcCCTCCAGTTCTTCCACTTCTCCTCCCAGGTGTTCCTCCCTCATGACGGTCCGTTCCGGGGGCGGATCCGGTGGCGTGGTGTCCCGGCTCGAGGCGACGCCTCCATCGCTCTGGTCAACGCCACGCTGAAGGACAACGGGACCTTCACGTGTTCTGTCAGGAACCCCCCCGACGTCCACGGGTCTCCCACGTCCCAGACGGTGCTCACCGTCACGCCCAGGGGTAGGCGGAGCCACAGCGCCCGTCACatgactgttgtttgtttgtttgtttgtgttgacgGCGTTGACTCCGCCCACAGCGGCCAGCATCCGGTTCTCAGACGTGGCCGTCCTCCTCGCATTCGTGCTCCTCCCCTCCGCCGCCATCACGCTCTTCCTGATTGGACGGATGCTGTGtcccaagaagaagaagctcaGCCAATCCAGAGCCTACAGGTCGCCCATCGAGGTCACCGAGGGGTGAGTCCAGCTGACGGCCCCCCAGGGTCAGAACACACTAGGACCACAACCCCCAGGACCAGAACCCACAGTGGACCAGGTTCCTCTGGTCCCTCTGGACCGGGTCCCTCTGGGGTTCTGGTTCTTCTGGTTCCTTACAGGAAAGTTTCCTTATGTCTTCTGTGCAGGGAGGAGTTTGACGCCCCCCCACCAGGAAAAGGGAGGTCCACCTGCTGCGAGCTCTACCTGACGGTGAGGAGGAGTTAGATTtaccatccttccttccttccttccttcctccctccctccctccctccctccctccctccctcccccccctcctccctccctccctccctcccttcctccctccctccctccttcatgACCTCATGACCTCATGACCTCCTCTCTTCTGCTCCAGGACTCTGAGGATGATGACGATTACTACGACCTGAAGAAGAGGCCTCCTGGTGATGAAGACTACGCTGAGTCTCGGTTCTAGGGACCCCTGCTGGTCGGGAGGAGCAACGCAAACCAAGTGGAATCAATCCTGGATTTTTCTGCTGCCACAGTGACGTTTTAGTGGCGAGTTTGTAAATGTCCTGACGTTGTGattggatgaatgttttttgtatatatttCCATTCGAATGATTTTTTGGTTCCCATCTTTCATGAAGGAGATTTATTTTGTCTAATTTATTCCTCATGTGATGAAAGTTTTCACATTGATGTcagatttatttcatatattcatGAATAAATTCCCGCTGTAGAAACAATTTGTCCTTATGAGTCATCGTTCTTCCTCTGGAATGTTTCTGGAATAATCCCTTAAACCGGTTTGAATAATTCACATGATGTCGGAACAATTAGCATTCATGCTTCATCTGGAGCACCGTGGCAACCACTTCCTGACCACAGACAGAACACAAAGTTTGGAGtttgaagagaaaagaagaaaacctgACAAAGcaagaatgaaaaagaatgaagaaaaataaagatagaATAAAAGAACAGTGGATTACGAAGAAAAATTCAAAGAAGAAATGGATAAATgggcaagaaaaaaattaagaaataaaggGTAGACAGACTAATAGAGCAAAAAAATGTAGGGAAAATCAAAGtaggaaatgagaggaaaaatatgaaaactataaaaaaattaaaaaattaataaatccaaaaagtgaaagaatgaaagaaaaatacaaaaaaacagaaaaaaatgaattccgacaaaaaaaaaagtaaacggAAGAAAAACAATACAAGAACTAATGTTTTTAGACCTGTTCATTTCAAAAATACGTTTTATTTGGTTGTTCTGTccaaaaaaagaattattttttttggaccaagcgaccaaaaaatgatttttgttttgacccATTTTCCaggggtaaaaaaaacccaaacttttTTGGTCGCTtggtccaaaaaatttttttttgaccttttggtatataaaacaaatattttttttgacctgtaGGGCCAgacaagaaaaacttttttgaccAGTTAGTTTACAAAAACTTTCTTTGGTTGCTCGGtccaaaaaagtttgttttgacCCGTTGGtctaaaacatttcttttgtttcccaTTGGTCTAAAcacaaaaaggtttttttgtatttttggacCAATGGATTTTTTGACCAACcaacaaattgtttttgttttgggtcAAGCctccaaataaatatttttttgtggacacaacgaccccccccccccaatttttttgttaaattgacAGGTCTAAAAAGAAAGaccaacagatttttttttgtttagaccAATGAGACAAAAATGTTGTCCAAATGTATTTTGGACAgagcaagcaaaaaaaatatttttaaactttcattttcaatctacaggtctaaaaaatttttttcaagacCAACGGGTCAAAAAAATCTGGTTTTAGACGGATGGATCTAAAtagaaaaaactgttttagacctattggtttaaaaaaaaaagtttttggtcaCTCTGTCcaccaaaaactttttttttggtcgttcattcccaaaaaaaaaagttttttggccagtcaaaaaaaaaccttttttagaTCCGTCGAtccaaaaagaaatttttttgacccactggtctaaaaagatttttttttttataccttttggtttttggtcgttctgtccaaaaaaaattgttttggacAGAGCGAccaaagaaattgtttttttaagacCCATTGTCCAACCTTtccttgtttttataatgtgtcTCCCTTCTTATTTATGGAATTATATCATTATGAATTATAATGATAATTCATAATGATATAATTTTATGATATAATTTTTTGTACTTGAAGGGGTCTTAAACctaattaaaacaataattgattatttattatttattatcgttattcatttatttatttatttgtttgtttattcccCACCTCTATTCTTTCCTAACCTTCATCccccctctaaccttaaccctctgATCCCCAAACCTTTTCTTCTTGCccctcaccccaacccccctGAGTTATATCAATCCATTTCTCATTTCAGTATAACCCCCTATGGTATAGAAGAAAGATCCAGGACTGTCAACCCAAAGgttgagggttcaaaccccaacaggaCAGTATTtctttcaaacatgtttttaccatcgtcctcatgtttgtatttccCCAGAGACACCACCAAGAAGCTATAGCTCAAAGCTTAAACACAAGCATCACAGTCTGGGGAGCCGGGGTCAAACCCCACTCagtacaccccccccctctacaATCTTCCCAGAACATGATAAAAGTttctggagtgtttttattatgGAC contains:
- the mpzl3 gene encoding myelin protein zero-like protein 3, with the protein product MRARAQDNMRVSVLDAVRFLLLLQAVAPPPASCITVTCPAELHASSGDDVLLSCSFKSSETPTSKMMVDWSYRPQSGGAPQTFFHFSSQVFLPHDGPFRGRIRWRGVPARGDASIALVNATLKDNGTFTCSVRNPPDVHGSPTSQTVLTVTPRAASIRFSDVAVLLAFVLLPSAAITLFLIGRMLCPKKKKLSQSRAYRSPIEVTEGEEFDAPPPGKGRSTCCELYLTDSEDDDDYYDLKKRPPGDEDYAESRF